TGTTTTAGGGGCATTTATTATAGCTCTTAAAAACAAAGAGTTTAAATCTCGAGGTGGCTCAGCACCATTTACCCGTTTTATACTGGCTATTGTTGTTATGATTGGAGCATTAATGTTTTTGGGTTGTCCACTAAGAATGGTATTGCGACTTGGTGGCGGAGATTTAAATGCTTTATTTGGAATTGCGGGTTTTGTTGTAGGAATTTTAGTAGGTGTTTATTTCTTAAATAAAGGATTCAACCTTAAAAGAAATTATAAACTACCAAAATTTGAAGGCTATTTATTGCCAATAGTTAGTGTGGGTTTATTTGCTTTATTGGTTGTAGCTCCTGCATTCATTTTCTTTAGTGAAAAAGGCCCTGGTGCTGCCCATGCGGCTATTTGGATTGCGCTTGCCGCTGGTTTAATTGTAGGTGTACTTGCTCAAAAAACAAGACTATGTATGGTAGGCGGAACAAGAGATATGATTCTTTTTAAAGATAATTATCTACTTTTGGGTTTTATTGCCATAATAGTTTTTAGTTTTATTGCTAACTTAGCATTTGGTTTTTTTAATCTTGGTTTTGAAAATCAGCCAGTTGCTCATACAGATGGCTTGTGGAATTTTTTAGGTATGGCCTTGGTTGGTTGGGCTTCGGTATTATTAGGAGGCTGTCCTTTAAGACAACTTATTCTCTCTGGAGAGGGCAACTCTGATTCTGCTGTAACCGTTATTGGTATGATAGTTGGTGCGGCTATTTGTCATAACTTTGGATTAGCAGCTAGCCCTAAAGGTCCTACCTTAAATGGTCAAATTGCGGTAGGCATCTGTGTAGTAGTTTTACTTATTATTTCTTATTTCAATACCGAATTTATTACTAAAAAAGAATAATATTTAATTTTTAGGGGGTTTTACTTGTGGTTAAGGTTAATACTTGTGGCATGAGCTGTCCACAGCCTATTTTAATGACAAAAAAGGCATTAGAGAATAATCCTAATGGGGCAGACATTATTGTAGATAATAATACTGCAAAAAAGAATGTAGAAAGATTTTTAAAAAAATTTGACTATAAAATAAAGATTAAAGAAGAACAAGATACTTTTATTATAAGTGCAAGGAAATAATAAATGGAGTACACAGTATTATTTTTTACCCACTCTGGGGCAATTAAATTTAACAGAAAACTTAAATCAAAAAGCATAAAATGTGAGTTAATGCCTGTACCTAGAGCCTTAAGCTCTAATTGTAGCATTAGTGCAAAGATATTCTTTAATGATGACATAAAAGAGCTTATTGATGATGAAGTAGAAAAAATATTTATTACTGAGAATAATAAAAAAGAATTAGTATATGAATCAGAATAAACCAAGGGCAAATAAACCCTTGGTTTTTTTTGTGAGTTTATAAAACTAACTACAAAATAATGTTGTTGTAGTCAGCAGTTAGATCTTTAAAAAATATAAGTTAATAACAATTTAAACATAATGCTTGCATATATCAAATTAGGAGGCGTATAATATGACTGGGTAGTCATGTTATACTCCTCCTAAATTTATAAGTCTGTAAATTAAGTAGCTACAGCTAATAAAAATAAGGGAGTTGTGTTATGGCATTAAAAAAATTTAAAAGAATGGTGGGAGAGTATGAAATTTGAAGCAATGAAAAAAGTGGATATGAATTTTGGAAGAACACCCATTCACAGACTAAACAACTTAGAAAAAAAATTAAATGGTATTAATCTGTATTTAAAACGTGATGACATAGGTGGTTATGGGGTAGGTGGCAATAAGTTAAGAAAGCTAGAATATCTTGTTCAAGACGCTTTGAATAAAGGGGCAACATTGTTACTGACTTATGGTGGAATCCAGACCAATCATGGACGTTTAACAGCGGCGGCAGCCCGCAAGTTTGGTTTAAAATGCGGCATTATAATGAAAGGAAATCCCCCAAATGAGCTAAGTGGAAATCTTCTGCTTGATAAACTAATGGGTGCAGACTTACATTTTATTGATGACAGAAAAATAAAAAACGAAGCAAACTACAAAGAAAAATATACAGAACTATATAATAAAACTCTTCAAACAGTAATTGATAATTATGAACAAAAGGGTGAGAAAGTTTACTATATACCCTTAGGCGGAAGCAATAATATTGGATTTGCGGGCTATATTAATGTGGCGAGAGAGATTAAAACGCAAATGCAGGATATGGAGACAGCTTTTGATTATGTGGTAACTGCATATGGTTCTGGTGGAACTTTTGGGGGCCTATTACTGGGTAGCAAGTATTTTAAGTGTGGATTCAAAACAGTTGGTATTTCAGTTTTAGATAACTCAGAAGAAAACCTGGCAGAAGATATTAAGCTTTTTAATGATACCAGTAAGTTTTATGAAATGGGCATTAAAATCACTAGAGAAGATGTTTGGTTTGAAAAGAAGTACCTGGGCAAAGGTTATAATGAACCCGACAAAGCCATAAGAGATGTTATTTACACTATGGCGAGAGAAGAGGCTGTTATTCTTGACCCTTGTTACACAGGTAAAGCATTTTTAGGACTGATGGATATGATTAACAATAAGGCTTTTAAAGAAGGTTCAAATATATTGTTTATCCACACTGGAGGTATGCCTGGTAATTACTCAAAAAGTCATTTAGCAGAATTTAATAAAGATTTATGGGGTAGCCAACAAGTTTATTAAGTTAGCATTATAAAAATATAAAACGTATGAAAAAACAGTATCAGGATTAATAACATTAGAAAGGAAAATGTATAGGAGATTTTTTTACTCATTATACAAGGAGATAATATGAATAATAATGCAAGAATTAATGATGATATGTTGAAAAAGTACTGTAATGCTGAAAAGATGTTAAAGGTTAATTATGACAAAATGGTTTTTAATTATGAAGTTACCCCAAATTGGTTTGAGCAAAGTGACAGGTTTTGGTATTGCTCTAAATCTAAACAAGGAAAGAAGTTTTATATAGTTAATCCAACTACAGCTAGCAAACAATTGGCATTTGACCATCAAAAATTGGCTAAGGCTCTCTGTGATTCTCAAGTAGAGTGTGATGAACATAACTTGCCATTTGATAGCTTTGGTTTTTTACCCGACGGAAAAACAATCAGCTTTCAGATAGGGCTTACTCCTTGGACATATAATACTGAAAGCTCTATTTGTAATCAGGGAGAAAACATAGATATGGCAGCATTAATGTCTAATTTATATTCACCTGATCAAAAATGGGCACTAACTGGCAAGGGCTATAATTTGTATTTAAAATCTATGGCAACCGGTGAGGAAACTGCCTTAACTACAGATGGTGAAGAAGGATTTGAGTATGGAACTTTATCTGGTACAAGCTTATCAAATGCATCGTTTAAAAGAATGGGTGTTGTGTTACCACCATTTGCTTTATGGTCTAAAGATGCTAAAAAAGTAGTTACCCACAGAATAGATGAAAGAAAAGTTCCAAAATCTTACCTACTACAAGGAACCCCTGCAACTTCTGATCATTCAAACGTTTGGCATTATCGCGAACCTTGGTTAGGAGAAGAAATGCCAACTGCTGAGTTGGTGGTATTTGATGTAGAAACAAAAAAAACTGTATGGATAAATATGCCACCTGTATATCCTTATTTGGCAACCCCATTTATGTTTAAACAAATTTGGTGGGCAGATGATAATGAAACACTATACTGCCTAAGAGAAGAACGAGGATATAAAAAGGTAGAGTTATATAAAATTAATACAGTAACTGGGCAAGCAAAAATTATAATGCAAGAAGAATCTAATACTTTTATTGATATTGTAGCTGGAGACTTAATATCTAAAGAAGTGACGAGCAAAGTGGTAAATAACGATTCAGAAATTATTTGGTATTCTGAAAGAGATGGTTGGGGTCATTTATATTTGTATAATGCCCATACTGGAGTTTTAAAAAATCAGATTACTAAGGGAGAATGGGTTGTTAGAGAAATAGCCTGGATTGATGAAGAAAATAGAGTTCTTTACTTTTTAGCAGGTGGCAAAGAAGAGGGTCGTGATCCCTACCTAAGACACTTGTATCGTATTAACTTTGATGGAACAGGTATGAAGTTATTAACTCCAGAAAATGCCGAACATCGTATTATGTCACCGGATGGTTTTTTAGGTAATATTAAATTTAATTTTTCACCAAGCAAAAAGTACTTTGTGGATACCTTTTCTAGGGCAGATTTGCCTTCAACAACTGTGGTAAGAGACATAGAGGGTAATCTGATAATTGAAGTGGAAAAAGCAGATGTAAAACTACTACAAGAATTTGCTTGGACACCTGCCGAACCTTTTAAAGTAAAGGCAAGAGATGGAGTAACAGATATTTATGGGGTTATCTACAGACCTTCTAATTTTGATTGTAATAAAAAATACCCGGTTATTGATGACATTTATCCAGGACCACAAATGACCCGTGTTCAGAAACATTTTGGTCCACAGACTTTAGGACAACACCCTGAGGCAATTGCAGAGCTAGGATTTATTGTTGTTTGTATAGATGCAAGTGGTTCACCTAATCGTTCTAAGGCGTTTCATGATGCCTGTTATGGAAACCTAAAAGATGCTGGCTTGCCTGATCATATTGCGGCTATTAAGCAGTTGGCTGAAAAATATTCATATATCGATTTAGATAAAGTAGGAATATACGGTCATTCCTCAGGTGGTTATGCTGCTATGAGAGCAATACTTGATTATAGTGATTTTTATAAGGTCTGTGTGGCATCTGCTTGGTATAATAACCCAGTAATGGTAAATGCCATGTGGGGAGAAAAGTATATGGGGTTGCATAACGAAGATAAAGTCTATAAAGAAAACGGCTTGCTGGAGGAAGTGCATAAATTACAGGGTAAGTTACTCCTTGGCTTTGCTGAACTAGATGAAAACGCAAATTATGCATCTTTTTCGCGTATGGTAGATGCCTTAGTTAAGGCAAATAAAGATTTTGACATTGTCTATTTACCTAATACTACTCACCTGTTCATTCAAGATCCGTATTTCACTAGAAGAAAAATGGACTTTTTTGTGAAAAATTTACTTGGAGTAGAACCTCCTAAAGAGTTTCGATTTAATTCTATATGCTAAACTCCTAAATTTAGGTATTCCAAAAAATGTAGTTACTGTAGGAAATAATGGTTAGGTAATTAGAATTGATGAGGAGACAAAATGAATAACAATTATTATGAAAAAGCACTTGCGATAAAAAATAAAGCACTAATATGGGATAACACTATACCATGGGGCAATCCGTATAGAAGTATAGAGACTTTAAGACGCTTTAAAAACGCAGGATATTCTGTAATTTCTATTAGTTCACAGAATTTTATTAACCCTTTTGAAGGTAGTATAAAAGAAATATCAACTGATAAAAAGCTTATAAGACAATATAAAGATGAGTTAGTTTTAGTAAATACCACAGACGATATAATTAAAGCAAAAGAGCAAAATAAACTTGCAATTATTCTTAATATGCAGGAGGCTTCTCCAATAGGTCTGCAATTCGAAAACGTAAGCCTGTTTTATGAAATGGGAGTAAGACATATGTTATTGGCCTATTTTAGAAATCATTTTGCAGATGGATGTTGGGAAGAATCAAACGCTGGTTTAAGCATATTAGGCAAAAAACTTGTTGAAGAAATGAATAATGTTGGTATGGTGGTTGATTTAAGTCATGTAGGTTTTAAATCAACTATGCAGGCTGCAGAGATAAGTAGCCAACCAGTTATTTATTCTCATTCAAATGTATATAAGCTTTGTAATAACTCCAGAAATATTACTGATGAACAGATTAAAGCGTGTGCCCAAACAGGTGGAGTAATAGGCATTATCATGATTGGTGCATTTTTAAATGATCCTCAGGCCAGTCCTGAGTCTGTGTTTAAACATATTGATTATATTTGTGAATTAGTTGGACCTGAACATGTAGGAATTGGCTCTGATTTTGTGGAAGACACTGAGGCTTTATGGAAGAACGTAGATAAGTCAGTGATTTTTCGCAAAAAAGCAGGGGAAATATATGAAGGTGTAAGTTACCAGCCAGAAAAGATTACTGAGTTGATTATGGTTATGTTGCAACATGGTTACAATGAAAAGACTATAAAGGCTATATTGGGAGAAAATTGGTTAAGAGTATGCAAGCAAGTGTGGAAATAATAAGATTAACGATACTAATAAAGATAATTTAATTAACATGATAGACTTAGCCTGTAAAAGCACCCACAAGAATAAATTCTTTTTAAATAATTATCTTTATGAGTATAAATTATTTTTACAGCAATAACCTTGGGTACAGATAGTAGCTTAGTAAGAGATGAAAATTTTTTAAGAAAGTATGTAAAGAATTTTCATCTCTTGTTTTAGTAAAAATAAAAAGTGCAATTTAAACTGTAATATTTGTAGATCAAGTTTCAAGTAGGAGATGAGTAAATATGCATAATACAGAGGAAAAAGGCTTATTGATTCGCAATAAAATTACTTTTGCACTTGGTGCTCCTAATTATGTTTTTGTTTATATGATGTTTACTATGTTTATTTTAATTTTTTTTACTGATGTAATGAAAGTTAATCCAGTTGCCGCAGGAAGGGTTTTGTTAGTATCAAGAATATGTGATGCTATTTTCGATATTATTCTAGGTATTGTTATAGATAATACCCATACCAAATATGGAAAAGTAAGACCTTTTATCTTTTGTGGAGCGATTCCTGTAGCTATTTTTATGATATTGGTTTTCACAATACCTAGTAATTCTGCAACACTTAATTTGGTGTGGGCTTATGTTACTTATACGGGGCTTAGTATGAGTCTTTCAGTTTTATTAATCAGTACGCAGACACTTGTACCAAGAATGACTACTAATAATCATGATAGATTTATATTGAACATTATTTTTTTTGTAGCCTTAGCTATATGTGGTGTTATTGTCTCCTCTGTAACAATGTATATGATAAATACTTTAGGAGGAGATAACATAGAAAGAGGTTATCAGATAACGGCAATTATTATGGCAGTATTAACCCTTTCTACTGCTTGGTTTCTTTGTTATAACACAACAGAAATAAAAGACAAAAAGACATCACAGCAGGAAAAAATAAGTATATTAGTGTTATTTAAATCAATAATTAAAAACGCACCATTTATGATTATGGCTCTTTTTGGTATGTTTTTTGGTATGTTAGGAGGTTTGTTTCAAGGTGGTTTGGCTTATTATGCTACTTATTATTTAAGAGAACCAACTTTAACTCCTATAATGACATCAATTTTATGGATAGGTATTCTTTTTGGCAGTTTGTTAGCTTATCCTTTTTTAAAACTAACGGGTAGTAAAAAAAGAATTTTTACAGTGTCAGTATTGGTAATGCTTATAGTTTATGCTATTCGTTATATTACAAAGGATACTAACATACCTGTAATGCTTATTTTGTTTAGTATTGCAGCAATTGCTAACGGTTTTATTAGTGCTTTTTGTAATCTTTTACTAATGGACACCATGCAGTATGGAGAATGGAAAACTGGTATTAAAACAGAAGGTTTAGTTATGTCCTTTTATGTATTTAGCACAAAAATTGGGGTAGGAATTGGAGGGGCATTACTTGGTTCAGTTCTGGACGCTAGTGGATATGTAGCCAATGCAGCCTGCCAAACTCAAAAAGCTTTAGAAGGATTATTTGCAGCTAATATTGTCTTTCCTATTTTAATGATGTTGATAATGCTGATAACTATGCTTTTTTACAAGCTTGATGACAAGAGTATAGAGCATATTACAGCAAAGCTAAATGCTAAAAAGCTACAGGGAAACAATAGTACTTCAGTTGCAAGCTGATTAAAGGCTGCACTAAGATGTAACCTCATTGTTTTTATAAAAGTATTGAAATATAATATGACTAGTAAGTCATGCTATAGCTAAAGCTATTTAGTTATGAGTGTTTATAAAACATATATAGGAGAAAAATATGCCAAAGAAAACCTTCGAAAACTTATCAGAAGAAAAAAGACAAACTATAATAGATGCCGCCTTAATAGAGTTTTCAATGAATGAGTACAAGATCGCATCTATAAGTAAAATTGTGAAAAAAGCTAATATTTCTAAAGGAAGTATTTATCAATATTTTGATAATAAAATGGAGTTTTACCATTATATTATTAAGCTTGTTACCGACAAAAAGCTTGCTTATATTAAAAGCGAAGCTGGAGAGTTACAGCAAGATTTTTTTGAATTTTATAAACAGATATTGTATGCTTCCGTAAAATTTGATATAAATTTTCCTAAATATAGCAGGTGTTTATACAATGCTGGAAGTGAATTAAATTGCAAAGATTCTGGTTATATAGTAGATAAAATAATTACAGCCTCCAATGAGTTTATAAAGCCCTTTGTATTACAAGCACAGCGTAATGAAGTGATAAGAAGCGATATTGAGTTGGACCTTATTATTTTTATGATTATGCAGCTTTCGTCTGATTTAGATATATATATTAATCATAAATTTAAGTTCTCTTATCAAAATATAATAGCACAAGGCATAAGCCTGCCAATAAATGAAAATGAAATTAAAAGCATAATAGATAATATGATCAGTTTTATTAAAACAGGTTTAATTGTAAAACAGTAAAATAAATAAAGCTAGGGGACTAGATATGAATGATATTTTAATTAAAAACGGATTGATTATAGATGGTTCTGGAAATACAGGTTATGTATCTTCTGTAGCAATAAAAGACGGTAAAATTGTTGAAATTGGCGATAAAATTTGTGATGATGCAACCACAGTAATAGATGCTAATGGATTAGTGGTTTGCCCAGGTTTTATCGACAACCATAGTCACAGTGACTTAACACTTTTATTGGATAATAGTGGTTATAACATGTTGGAGCAGGGAATAACCACAGAAGTAACTGGCATGTGTGGATTAGGGTTAGCACCAGCTTCGCCCAGCTTATTTAAGTATATTAGTATGAAACCTTATGGCAAAGAGAAAACAGCCTTAATTGCGTCTTTAACAAGTTATAAACGTTTTTATAGTGTGGTTGAAGAAATGGGTACAGCTACAAATATTGCTTTTACTGTTCAACAAGGCACAATAAGAATTGCTGTTATGGGCTTTGAAAATCGCAGAGCAACAGCCAGTGAAATGGCTAAAATGAAAGACATAGTTAGAGAAGGCATGGAAAATGGTGCGATTGGCTTAACAACAGGGTTAATTTATCCCCCTGGAATTTATACGTCGGAGAATGAAATTGTACAGCTGTGTAAGGTAGTAGCTGAGTATGGTGGCTGTTATTATACCCATATTAGAAACGAGTCAAATAATGTAATAGAAGCAGTAAAGGAAGCAATTCGTATTGGTGAGAAAGCTGGGATTGCGGTAGTAATATCTCACCATAAAATTGCTTCTAAAGATACTTGGGGAGCGTCTCGTGATACGTTAAGGCTTATTGATGAAGCAAATGCCAGAGGACTAAGAGTAAGTGCCGACATGTATCCTTACAATGCTGGCTGCTCCTATTTAAAAGCAGTTTTGCCTCCAACATATGCCTCTTTAGGTAATGAGGTTATTGTTGAAAAGTTAAAGGATGTAGCCGTAAAACAACAGATTAAAAAAATAATTCTAAACGATAATAAAACTTTTGAAAATTTTATTCAAAACTGTGGCTTTGAGAATATTCGATTTATTATGTCGGGAGACTCTCAAGAAGATGGAAAAACAATAGCCCAATATGCCCAGGAAAACAATATAGATTGTTTTGAGGCTGTATTTCAGTTGCTTATAAAGAGTAAATGTAACGCATGTGGCATATTTTATATGATGTGTGATAAAGATATTGAAAGAATTATGGCTCATCCTAATGTAATGTTTGGAACAGATGGTATGGTGGTGGCTAAAGGATTCTCTAGTGTTCCACGTGCTTATGGTACTTTTCCAAGAATATTAGGTCGGTATGTAAGAGAAAAGAAAGTACTTACAATAGAAGAGGCCATACGTAAAATGACATCTTTACCCGCTAAAAAAGCCAAACTTTACAAAAAAGGACTACTTGATATTGGATATGATGCAGATGTAGTTATTTTTAATGCTGATACTATAATTGATAATTCAGAAATTAGTAACATTACTGCTAAGAATGAAGGAATTGCTTATGTTATAGTAAATGGGAAAATCGCTGTAAAAGATAATGTTATTACAGGAGTTAAAGCAGGAAAAACATTAAGGCGAAAGTAATCTAATCCTTAAGTGGATGTGATAATTTAGAAAAATTATAGCCAATGATTCAACAGGTATAAATTTAGAGTAATATTATATTTACCACAAGGGTTAAGTATTTTATAATAGATTTGACCAAAAGTGGTTATGCACAGAAGATGGGGCAAAAAATCAGCTTTAATGGGGCTGTTTTTTTGCTCCATTTTTTAGGGTAAAGTTTATTAAACTTAATGCATATCATAAACATTAATATTGTGAGGAGGATTAATTTGAAAGAAGCCTACTGGTCATTTGATCATTTATTAATATCTAAAGACTATAATAGTCCAATCCCCCACAGTCATTTAGCAAAACATTTAATCTTTAGTACTAATAATAATTTTGAATGTAAGGTAAATAATAAAACATTTTTCTGTAAGGCAGTTTGCATTGACTCAAATATTGAACATACAGTAATTAATGATGGTGGAGACCTACTGGTTTTTCTTTTTGATGAAACCAGTAATAAGGCCAGAGAACTAGAAAAAAAATATTTAAAGACATTACCTTATTGTTTGTTACCAGAAGAGCTTTCTATTAAAGTAGTTAATCTGTGGAAAAATAATTCTGATAATGCAAAGAAGCTGGATGAAGCGATTTTAGCTGTCTGTAATATAAAGAGTGATATATCTGCAAAATATGATGATAGGATATGTGAAATATTAAATCATATTTCAAAAATGCCAGGGATTTATAAAAATACAATTAACATTCTTTGTAATAAGGTGTATCTTTCACGCAGTAGAGTGTCTCATTTGTTTAAAAAACAGGTTGGTGTATCTCTTAGTAGTTATTTAATTTTTGCAAAAATTCGCAAGGCCTACACTTATGTTGCTAGAGGTGAAAATATTACTAATGCTTGTATAAAAGCAGGTTTCAGCAGTTCATCTCATTTTGCAAATGTATGTAAAAAAATGTTTGGACTTGCCTTCACAGACTTTAGCAAAGCGGTGGTGTTTAAAGAGATAACATAGCATATTTTTGCAAGTGTTGCTGTTTGCCGCAAAGTATAATTAATAAAAAGATATACTTTAGGA
This Clostridium sp. 'deep sea' DNA region includes the following protein-coding sequences:
- the yedE gene encoding YedE family putative selenium transporter, translated to MQSKKGILITGAIVGVISSLLVYFGNPANMGFCIACFLRDIAGGIGLHRAQVVQYIRPEIVGLVLGAFIIALKNKEFKSRGGSAPFTRFILAIVVMIGALMFLGCPLRMVLRLGGGDLNALFGIAGFVVGILVGVYFLNKGFNLKRNYKLPKFEGYLLPIVSVGLFALLVVAPAFIFFSEKGPGAAHAAIWIALAAGLIVGVLAQKTRLCMVGGTRDMILFKDNYLLLGFIAIIVFSFIANLAFGFFNLGFENQPVAHTDGLWNFLGMALVGWASVLLGGCPLRQLILSGEGNSDSAVTVIGMIVGAAICHNFGLAASPKGPTLNGQIAVGICVVVLLIISYFNTEFITKKE
- a CDS encoding sulfurtransferase TusA family protein: MVKVNTCGMSCPQPILMTKKALENNPNGADIIVDNNTAKKNVERFLKKFDYKIKIKEEQDTFIISARK
- a CDS encoding DUF3343 domain-containing protein encodes the protein MEYTVLFFTHSGAIKFNRKLKSKSIKCELMPVPRALSSNCSISAKIFFNDDIKELIDDEVEKIFITENNKKELVYESE
- a CDS encoding pyridoxal-phosphate dependent enzyme, whose translation is MKFEAMKKVDMNFGRTPIHRLNNLEKKLNGINLYLKRDDIGGYGVGGNKLRKLEYLVQDALNKGATLLLTYGGIQTNHGRLTAAAARKFGLKCGIIMKGNPPNELSGNLLLDKLMGADLHFIDDRKIKNEANYKEKYTELYNKTLQTVIDNYEQKGEKVYYIPLGGSNNIGFAGYINVAREIKTQMQDMETAFDYVVTAYGSGGTFGGLLLGSKYFKCGFKTVGISVLDNSEENLAEDIKLFNDTSKFYEMGIKITREDVWFEKKYLGKGYNEPDKAIRDVIYTMAREEAVILDPCYTGKAFLGLMDMINNKAFKEGSNILFIHTGGMPGNYSKSHLAEFNKDLWGSQQVY
- a CDS encoding DPP IV N-terminal domain-containing protein, giving the protein MNNNARINDDMLKKYCNAEKMLKVNYDKMVFNYEVTPNWFEQSDRFWYCSKSKQGKKFYIVNPTTASKQLAFDHQKLAKALCDSQVECDEHNLPFDSFGFLPDGKTISFQIGLTPWTYNTESSICNQGENIDMAALMSNLYSPDQKWALTGKGYNLYLKSMATGEETALTTDGEEGFEYGTLSGTSLSNASFKRMGVVLPPFALWSKDAKKVVTHRIDERKVPKSYLLQGTPATSDHSNVWHYREPWLGEEMPTAELVVFDVETKKTVWINMPPVYPYLATPFMFKQIWWADDNETLYCLREERGYKKVELYKINTVTGQAKIIMQEESNTFIDIVAGDLISKEVTSKVVNNDSEIIWYSERDGWGHLYLYNAHTGVLKNQITKGEWVVREIAWIDEENRVLYFLAGGKEEGRDPYLRHLYRINFDGTGMKLLTPENAEHRIMSPDGFLGNIKFNFSPSKKYFVDTFSRADLPSTTVVRDIEGNLIIEVEKADVKLLQEFAWTPAEPFKVKARDGVTDIYGVIYRPSNFDCNKKYPVIDDIYPGPQMTRVQKHFGPQTLGQHPEAIAELGFIVVCIDASGSPNRSKAFHDACYGNLKDAGLPDHIAAIKQLAEKYSYIDLDKVGIYGHSSGGYAAMRAILDYSDFYKVCVASAWYNNPVMVNAMWGEKYMGLHNEDKVYKENGLLEEVHKLQGKLLLGFAELDENANYASFSRMVDALVKANKDFDIVYLPNTTHLFIQDPYFTRRKMDFFVKNLLGVEPPKEFRFNSIC
- a CDS encoding membrane dipeptidase, with the protein product MNNNYYEKALAIKNKALIWDNTIPWGNPYRSIETLRRFKNAGYSVISISSQNFINPFEGSIKEISTDKKLIRQYKDELVLVNTTDDIIKAKEQNKLAIILNMQEASPIGLQFENVSLFYEMGVRHMLLAYFRNHFADGCWEESNAGLSILGKKLVEEMNNVGMVVDLSHVGFKSTMQAAEISSQPVIYSHSNVYKLCNNSRNITDEQIKACAQTGGVIGIIMIGAFLNDPQASPESVFKHIDYICELVGPEHVGIGSDFVEDTEALWKNVDKSVIFRKKAGEIYEGVSYQPEKITELIMVMLQHGYNEKTIKAILGENWLRVCKQVWK
- a CDS encoding glycoside-pentoside-hexuronide (GPH):cation symporter, yielding MHNTEEKGLLIRNKITFALGAPNYVFVYMMFTMFILIFFTDVMKVNPVAAGRVLLVSRICDAIFDIILGIVIDNTHTKYGKVRPFIFCGAIPVAIFMILVFTIPSNSATLNLVWAYVTYTGLSMSLSVLLISTQTLVPRMTTNNHDRFILNIIFFVALAICGVIVSSVTMYMINTLGGDNIERGYQITAIIMAVLTLSTAWFLCYNTTEIKDKKTSQQEKISILVLFKSIIKNAPFMIMALFGMFFGMLGGLFQGGLAYYATYYLREPTLTPIMTSILWIGILFGSLLAYPFLKLTGSKKRIFTVSVLVMLIVYAIRYITKDTNIPVMLILFSIAAIANGFISAFCNLLLMDTMQYGEWKTGIKTEGLVMSFYVFSTKIGVGIGGALLGSVLDASGYVANAACQTQKALEGLFAANIVFPILMMLIMLITMLFYKLDDKSIEHITAKLNAKKLQGNNSTSVAS
- a CDS encoding TetR/AcrR family transcriptional regulator, with amino-acid sequence MPKKTFENLSEEKRQTIIDAALIEFSMNEYKIASISKIVKKANISKGSIYQYFDNKMEFYHYIIKLVTDKKLAYIKSEAGELQQDFFEFYKQILYASVKFDINFPKYSRCLYNAGSELNCKDSGYIVDKIITASNEFIKPFVLQAQRNEVIRSDIELDLIIFMIMQLSSDLDIYINHKFKFSYQNIIAQGISLPINENEIKSIIDNMISFIKTGLIVKQ
- a CDS encoding D-aminoacylase, with product MNDILIKNGLIIDGSGNTGYVSSVAIKDGKIVEIGDKICDDATTVIDANGLVVCPGFIDNHSHSDLTLLLDNSGYNMLEQGITTEVTGMCGLGLAPASPSLFKYISMKPYGKEKTALIASLTSYKRFYSVVEEMGTATNIAFTVQQGTIRIAVMGFENRRATASEMAKMKDIVREGMENGAIGLTTGLIYPPGIYTSENEIVQLCKVVAEYGGCYYTHIRNESNNVIEAVKEAIRIGEKAGIAVVISHHKIASKDTWGASRDTLRLIDEANARGLRVSADMYPYNAGCSYLKAVLPPTYASLGNEVIVEKLKDVAVKQQIKKIILNDNKTFENFIQNCGFENIRFIMSGDSQEDGKTIAQYAQENNIDCFEAVFQLLIKSKCNACGIFYMMCDKDIERIMAHPNVMFGTDGMVVAKGFSSVPRAYGTFPRILGRYVREKKVLTIEEAIRKMTSLPAKKAKLYKKGLLDIGYDADVVIFNADTIIDNSEISNITAKNEGIAYVIVNGKIAVKDNVITGVKAGKTLRRK
- a CDS encoding helix-turn-helix transcriptional regulator, which encodes MKEAYWSFDHLLISKDYNSPIPHSHLAKHLIFSTNNNFECKVNNKTFFCKAVCIDSNIEHTVINDGGDLLVFLFDETSNKARELEKKYLKTLPYCLLPEELSIKVVNLWKNNSDNAKKLDEAILAVCNIKSDISAKYDDRICEILNHISKMPGIYKNTINILCNKVYLSRSRVSHLFKKQVGVSLSSYLIFAKIRKAYTYVARGENITNACIKAGFSSSSHFANVCKKMFGLAFTDFSKAVVFKEIT